From Humibacter ginsenosidimutans, a single genomic window includes:
- the rfbD gene encoding dTDP-4-dehydrorhamnose reductase codes for MRYLVTGASGMLGRDLQHALSGRRVTALSRADLDVTDRASVSEAVTGYDVVFNASAYTKVDDAESHEDVAYAVNALGTENLAVAARSAGARLVTVSTDYVFQGNAATPYSEDAPRDPLNAYGRTKAAGEELALAAHPDGTFVVRTAWLYGEHGPNFVKTMLRLADTHPTVTVVDDQRGQPTWTADLATQLVRLADSDAPAGIYHGTAGGETTWFGLARAAFDAAGLDPERVLPVSSADFVRPAPRPAYSVLGHDAWTAAGLEPMRDWQDALVEAFRRKAFDDNAAGDR; via the coding sequence GTGCGCTATCTCGTCACCGGGGCATCGGGCATGCTCGGCCGCGACCTGCAACATGCTCTCTCCGGTCGCCGTGTGACGGCCCTCTCCCGAGCGGACCTCGACGTCACCGATCGCGCCTCCGTCAGCGAGGCCGTCACCGGCTACGACGTGGTGTTCAACGCCTCCGCCTATACCAAGGTCGACGACGCCGAGTCACACGAAGACGTCGCATATGCCGTCAATGCCCTCGGAACCGAGAATCTCGCCGTCGCCGCACGATCGGCGGGCGCGCGCCTGGTGACCGTCTCGACCGACTACGTCTTCCAAGGCAACGCCGCCACGCCCTATTCGGAAGACGCGCCGCGCGATCCCCTCAACGCATACGGCCGCACGAAGGCCGCCGGCGAAGAGCTCGCGCTCGCAGCCCACCCCGACGGCACCTTCGTCGTGCGCACGGCGTGGCTCTACGGCGAGCACGGGCCGAACTTCGTGAAGACGATGCTTCGTCTGGCCGACACCCATCCGACGGTGACCGTCGTCGACGACCAGCGTGGACAGCCGACCTGGACGGCAGATCTCGCCACCCAGCTCGTGAGACTCGCGGACTCCGATGCGCCCGCGGGCATCTACCACGGCACGGCCGGCGGTGAGACCACGTGGTTCGGCCTTGCCCGCGCGGCCTTCGACGCTGCAGGGCTCGACCCCGAACGGGTACTCCCGGTCAGCAGTGCAGACTTCGTACGCCCCGCGCCCCGCCCCGCGTACTCGGTGCTCGGACACGACGCCTGGACCGCGGCAGGACTCGAGCCGATGCGAGACTGGCAGGACGCACTGGTCGAGGCATTCCGACGAAAGGCATTCGATGACAACGCTGCGGGTGATCGTTGA
- a CDS encoding HAD-IIB family hydrolase translates to MTAITTQPRLVAFDLDDTLAASKSPLSPAMAQRLLALLDVVPVCIISGGQFGQFSTQVVERLADASPAALERLHLMPTCGTQYFRFADGAWTKVYAQDLSDDEKTRALTAVEQEAKRLGYWEEQTWGAILEDRGSQITFSALGQQAPVDAKAAWDPTGEKKSALRAAVQELLPDLEVRSGGSTSVDITRRGIDKAYGIGRLSELTGIRLTEMLFIGDRLDPDGNDYPVLAMGVPTLAVSGWEHTIEVLDELIPRLAAATAG, encoded by the coding sequence ATGACAGCGATCACCACGCAGCCGCGCCTCGTCGCGTTCGACCTCGACGACACGCTCGCGGCATCCAAGTCGCCGCTCTCCCCCGCGATGGCGCAGCGCCTCCTTGCGCTGCTCGACGTGGTGCCGGTGTGCATCATCTCCGGTGGCCAGTTCGGCCAGTTCTCGACCCAGGTCGTGGAGCGGCTCGCGGATGCCTCGCCCGCCGCGCTCGAGCGGCTTCACCTCATGCCCACCTGCGGCACGCAGTACTTCCGCTTCGCCGATGGCGCGTGGACCAAGGTGTACGCGCAAGACCTGAGCGATGACGAGAAGACGCGAGCGCTGACCGCCGTGGAGCAGGAGGCCAAGCGTCTCGGGTACTGGGAGGAGCAGACCTGGGGCGCGATCCTGGAGGACCGCGGCTCGCAGATCACGTTCTCGGCGCTCGGGCAGCAGGCGCCCGTCGACGCCAAGGCAGCGTGGGACCCCACGGGCGAGAAGAAGAGCGCGCTGCGCGCCGCCGTGCAGGAACTGCTGCCCGACCTCGAGGTGCGATCGGGCGGATCGACCTCGGTGGACATCACCAGGCGCGGCATCGACAAGGCGTACGGCATCGGCAGGCTGTCCGAGCTGACGGGCATCCGTCTCACCGAGATGCTGTTCATCGGCGACCGGCTCGACCCCGACGGCAACGACTACCCGGTGCTGGCGATGGGAGTTCCCACGCTCGCGGTGAGCGGGTGGGAGCACACCATCGAGGTGCTCGACGAGCTCATCCCCCGACTGGCTGCGGCGACCGCAGGCTGA
- a CDS encoding acyltransferase family protein, translated as MTVDTLTAPHSRPEPETTSPTAPRNRRQTARRSQQHSPAPSRGRDGAVDLARAWCLIVVVLMHSLMVGVSMGAAGPVLQNALDGWPGLVPFTWAAQIMPLFFVLGGFSAFTQYTALSAHGVTASDYVALRMRRLLRPAVAAISAIVAVLAALTLLGVPAGIVTTAGFRLSQPLWFLGVYALTTALVPAAIAAHRRARWTTVGVLAALVVAVDVVRGATGIPAVGFINLAFVWLLVQQLGFWLAEKRMPSPRLFLAALALAAYGALAVFCTCGVYSFDLLSDLNPRAARWCCSESDSLRCSSWSRLRCAGCTACGR; from the coding sequence GTGACCGTCGACACACTCACCGCGCCGCACTCGCGGCCCGAGCCCGAAACGACATCCCCGACGGCACCCCGGAATCGCCGGCAGACGGCTCGGCGTTCGCAGCAGCACTCGCCGGCGCCCTCCAGGGGTCGCGACGGCGCCGTGGATCTGGCCAGGGCGTGGTGTCTCATCGTCGTCGTGCTCATGCACTCGCTCATGGTCGGCGTCTCGATGGGAGCGGCCGGCCCGGTGCTGCAGAACGCGCTCGACGGCTGGCCGGGCCTCGTGCCGTTCACCTGGGCGGCGCAGATCATGCCGCTGTTCTTCGTGCTCGGCGGGTTCTCCGCCTTCACGCAGTACACGGCGCTGAGCGCACACGGCGTGACGGCGAGCGACTATGTGGCACTGCGCATGCGCCGACTGCTTCGTCCCGCCGTCGCGGCGATCTCCGCGATCGTCGCTGTGCTCGCAGCGCTGACTCTCCTCGGCGTGCCCGCCGGCATTGTCACGACCGCCGGATTCCGGTTGAGCCAGCCGCTCTGGTTCTTGGGCGTGTACGCGCTGACCACGGCGCTGGTGCCGGCGGCCATCGCGGCGCACAGGCGAGCCAGATGGACGACCGTGGGGGTGCTCGCCGCACTCGTGGTGGCTGTGGATGTCGTGCGGGGCGCGACGGGCATCCCGGCCGTCGGTTTCATCAACCTCGCGTTCGTCTGGCTGCTGGTGCAGCAGCTCGGGTTCTGGCTCGCGGAGAAGAGGATGCCGAGTCCCCGGCTGTTTCTCGCCGCTCTGGCGCTCGCCGCGTACGGTGCGCTCGCCGTGTTCTGCACGTGCGGTGTGTACTCGTTCGACCTGCTCTCCGACCTCAACCCCCGTGCGGCGCGCTGGTGCTGCTCGGAGTCGGACAGCTTGCGCTGTTCCAGCTGGTCGCGCCTGCGCTGCGCAGGATGCACGGCATGCGGCCGGTGA
- a CDS encoding response regulator transcription factor, which translates to MQESGTSEARRDARAKLDLLTEREREYARALVSGASDAELAARFFVAETTIKSALASIRAKWGLRTRTELAVVVARAEA; encoded by the coding sequence GTGCAGGAATCGGGCACCTCGGAGGCTCGACGCGACGCCCGCGCGAAGCTCGATCTGCTCACGGAGCGCGAACGGGAGTACGCCAGAGCCCTGGTGAGCGGGGCATCCGATGCCGAACTCGCCGCCCGGTTCTTCGTCGCCGAGACCACGATCAAGTCGGCGCTGGCGAGCATTCGCGCCAAGTGGGGGCTGCGCACCCGCACCGAACTCGCCGTGGTCGTCGCACGCGCGGAGGCGTGA
- a CDS encoding sensor histidine kinase gives MTTSTKPEPTRLDPARITAWTLVTLAAVTILAVAAPLSAAAFGVPIVLALVLSVALAASMVFSLVRPVLATVLCIVAVLGFALVTPPSGPWPIMVTSTIALATVVLVVSRTRWLVGLAAVAIAGGGGLAIALASPTTTDLTGEATADLVVFVSIVAVAWLIGLLIGKWSAVRAQLVRERAISAEELVRREAAEQRTELARELHDVVAHGMSAIQVQASSARYRLPGLSEEAAAEFDDIAGLARASMREMRALLAVLRNEDATGQGVPQPTVAEVAALVAAAVRAGSRIELDDRLADDERVALDPVVSLTAYRMVQESLSNVARHATGADTLVTLEPGDGTLNIEVRNAAPREAVVTNPDAGGNGIRGMRERVALLGGSLTAGRTDDGGFVVRATIPTDVSKGGE, from the coding sequence ATGACGACATCGACGAAGCCGGAGCCGACACGGCTCGATCCGGCGCGCATCACGGCCTGGACCCTGGTCACCCTTGCGGCCGTCACGATTCTGGCCGTCGCGGCACCGCTGTCGGCCGCCGCCTTCGGTGTGCCGATCGTTCTCGCCCTCGTACTGTCGGTCGCGCTCGCGGCCTCCATGGTGTTCAGCCTCGTGCGGCCCGTGCTCGCAACGGTGCTGTGCATCGTCGCCGTGCTCGGCTTCGCCCTCGTGACGCCGCCCTCCGGTCCGTGGCCCATCATGGTGACCTCCACCATCGCCTTGGCGACCGTGGTGCTCGTGGTCTCGCGCACCCGATGGCTCGTCGGCCTCGCCGCCGTGGCGATCGCGGGCGGTGGAGGGCTGGCCATCGCGCTCGCGTCGCCGACCACGACCGATCTCACGGGCGAAGCCACGGCCGACCTCGTCGTCTTCGTCTCGATCGTCGCCGTCGCCTGGCTGATCGGCCTGCTGATCGGCAAGTGGTCGGCGGTGCGGGCGCAACTCGTGCGGGAGCGCGCCATCTCGGCCGAGGAACTCGTGCGGCGCGAAGCCGCCGAGCAGCGCACCGAGCTCGCGCGGGAGCTGCACGATGTCGTGGCGCACGGCATGAGCGCGATCCAGGTGCAGGCATCCTCCGCCCGGTATCGCTTGCCGGGGTTGTCGGAGGAGGCCGCGGCGGAGTTCGACGACATCGCGGGGCTGGCCAGGGCATCCATGCGCGAGATGCGGGCCCTGCTGGCGGTGCTGCGCAATGAGGATGCCACGGGCCAGGGCGTTCCGCAGCCCACGGTCGCCGAGGTGGCCGCACTGGTGGCCGCCGCGGTGCGTGCCGGCTCCCGGATCGAGCTCGACGACCGGCTCGCCGACGACGAGCGCGTCGCGCTCGACCCCGTCGTCTCGCTCACCGCCTACCGCATGGTGCAGGAATCGCTCAGCAACGTGGCCAGGCACGCGACCGGCGCGGATACGCTGGTGACGCTCGAACCCGGTGACGGCACGTTGAACATCGAGGTGCGCAACGCAGCGCCTCGGGAGGCGGTCGTGACGAATCCGGACGCCGGCGGCAACGGCATCCGCGGAATGCGCGAACGCGTGGCTCTTCTCGGCGGCAGCCTCACGGCGGGGCGAACGGACGACGGGGGCTTCGTCGTTCGGGCCACGATTCCGACGGACGTCTCGAAGGGCGGCGAATGA
- a CDS encoding sensor histidine kinase encodes MTLVPPPPVAGVATPPASRTVAAPSRTRRAWALTGSIALAVLCGLLALSAGGSHDAPQGAPHGGAAGLITGYAMLGVFPMLGASVLLVWRHRAPVIVATITMGLTVVVPTTALPALVCLAAVTYARRGWLRWAFIVAAFVATVVADYWDLMGTNSALAALFDSPRQGTPAHAVLLWLVPVLAAIAVAPFAAFGMGRRLLSERDAARRDSASARHTVNALQLQVDQQRERQEIARELHDTLAADLSQVALHAGALELIVGEGDQRAVSAARVVRESTQHSLDDLRHMVRSLRDHDRAIGTGQGLGELPALIDDTLRGGLDVRAQVLVNDAASCSARVGHAAYRIVQEAISNVRRHAPGATLHLDVRGGPADGITIRCTNWLVPQSAPTSTGGGNGLTGMSERAHLVGGTFLGGVTPEGSFAITAWMPWAPSAHVEHPVG; translated from the coding sequence ATGACTCTCGTGCCGCCACCGCCGGTCGCCGGCGTCGCGACACCACCGGCATCCCGCACCGTTGCGGCACCCTCACGCACGCGACGAGCGTGGGCGCTGACCGGATCCATCGCGTTGGCCGTGCTCTGCGGTCTCCTGGCCCTGTCCGCGGGCGGATCACACGACGCTCCCCAGGGCGCACCGCACGGCGGAGCCGCCGGGCTCATCACCGGATACGCCATGCTGGGGGTCTTTCCCATGCTGGGCGCCTCGGTGCTGCTCGTCTGGCGACACCGGGCGCCCGTCATCGTCGCCACGATCACGATGGGGCTCACCGTGGTCGTGCCGACCACGGCTCTGCCCGCTCTCGTCTGCCTTGCAGCTGTCACCTACGCGCGAAGAGGATGGCTGCGCTGGGCCTTCATCGTGGCCGCCTTCGTCGCGACGGTGGTTGCGGACTACTGGGATCTGATGGGCACGAACTCGGCGCTGGCCGCGCTCTTCGACTCGCCGCGGCAGGGCACGCCCGCTCACGCCGTGCTGCTCTGGCTGGTCCCAGTGCTGGCCGCCATCGCCGTGGCGCCGTTCGCCGCGTTCGGCATGGGGCGCCGACTGCTCTCGGAGCGGGATGCCGCACGCCGCGACTCGGCGAGCGCCCGGCACACGGTGAACGCCCTGCAGCTTCAGGTCGACCAGCAGCGCGAGCGTCAGGAGATCGCCCGCGAGCTGCACGACACCCTCGCGGCAGACCTGAGTCAGGTGGCGCTGCATGCCGGTGCCCTCGAGCTCATCGTCGGCGAAGGCGACCAACGTGCCGTGAGCGCGGCCCGCGTGGTGCGCGAGTCCACGCAGCACTCGCTCGACGACCTACGGCACATGGTGCGTTCATTGCGCGACCACGATCGTGCGATCGGCACCGGGCAAGGGCTCGGCGAGCTGCCCGCGCTGATCGATGACACGTTGCGCGGGGGACTGGATGTGCGTGCGCAAGTGCTCGTCAACGACGCCGCGTCCTGTTCGGCACGCGTCGGGCACGCCGCCTATCGCATCGTGCAGGAGGCGATCTCGAATGTGCGGCGGCACGCGCCAGGAGCGACGCTTCATCTCGATGTGCGCGGCGGACCCGCAGACGGCATCACCATCCGATGCACGAACTGGCTCGTTCCCCAGAGCGCCCCGACGAGCACGGGCGGCGGCAACGGACTCACCGGCATGAGCGAGCGAGCCCACCTCGTCGGCGGCACCTTCCTCGGCGGTGTGACACCAGAGGGAAGCTTCGCGATCACGGCGTGGATGCCGTGGGCTCCGTCCGCGCACGTCGAACACCCCGTCGGCTGA
- a CDS encoding DedA family protein has translation MDTVNAFIASVVSTPWVPFVIALAVLVDAFFPPVPSESLVIAAAAAAVSVGQPDLVLVVLCAAVGAIIGDNLTFTIGRSVGLERFAWMRRRRMRAALNSAGRGIARRPAVFLMSARYIPVGRVAVNLVAGASGFPRRKFFLLSIVAGVTWASYSVAIGLLAGHLLHGNALLGMLVGIAGGVLSGLIVDLVMRLLARRSARSTAVGTRSHDVEEAPAESLRATSEPECIGAE, from the coding sequence ATGGACACCGTCAACGCCTTCATCGCGAGCGTGGTCTCCACGCCGTGGGTGCCGTTCGTGATCGCGCTCGCCGTGCTCGTCGACGCCTTCTTCCCGCCCGTGCCGAGCGAGTCGCTCGTGATCGCCGCCGCGGCCGCCGCAGTCTCGGTCGGCCAGCCGGACCTGGTGCTCGTCGTGCTCTGCGCGGCCGTCGGCGCGATCATCGGCGACAACCTGACCTTCACCATCGGCCGCAGCGTCGGCCTCGAGCGCTTCGCCTGGATGCGCCGTCGCCGCATGCGCGCAGCTCTGAACTCCGCAGGCCGCGGCATCGCCCGCCGCCCCGCCGTCTTCCTGATGAGCGCGCGCTACATCCCGGTCGGCCGGGTGGCGGTGAACCTCGTGGCAGGAGCCTCGGGCTTCCCCCGGCGCAAGTTCTTCCTGCTCTCCATCGTCGCGGGCGTCACCTGGGCCTCCTACTCGGTGGCGATCGGCCTGCTCGCCGGTCATCTGCTGCACGGCAATGCCCTGCTCGGTATGCTCGTCGGAATCGCCGGGGGAGTGCTGTCAGGCCTGATCGTCGACCTCGTCATGCGACTCCTCGCGCGTCGCTCGGCTCGATCGACGGCCGTCGGAACGCGTTCGCACGACGTCGAAGAGGCACCGGCGGAGAGCCTTCGAGCCACCAGCGAGCCGGAATGCATCGGGGCGGAATGA
- the rfbB gene encoding dTDP-glucose 4,6-dehydratase: protein MKILVTGGAGFIGSNFVHFVLENTEHSVTVLDKLTYAGNRASLDGLPDDRFAFVKGDIADAELVDGLFTEHDAVVHYAAESHNDNSLSDPSPFVHTNLVGTFTLLEAARRHGIRFHHISTDEVYGDLELDDPARFTESTPYNPSSPYSSTKAGSDLLVRAWVRSFGVEATISNCSNNYGPYQHVEKFIPRQITNVLRGERPKLYGTGENVRDWIHADDHSSAVLTILEKGRIGETYLIGADGEKNNKQVVELILAELGQPSDAYDLVADRPGHDLRYAIDSTKLRSELGWMPRYGDFAAGLAATIQWYRDHENWWGPQKAATEDRYRAQGQ, encoded by the coding sequence ATGAAGATCCTCGTCACCGGCGGCGCCGGTTTCATCGGCTCGAACTTCGTCCACTTCGTTCTTGAGAACACCGAGCACTCCGTGACCGTGCTCGACAAGCTCACGTACGCGGGCAATCGAGCCTCGCTCGACGGGCTGCCCGACGACAGGTTCGCTTTCGTCAAAGGCGACATCGCCGACGCCGAGTTGGTCGATGGGCTCTTCACCGAGCACGACGCCGTGGTGCATTACGCGGCCGAGAGCCACAACGACAACTCGCTGTCCGATCCAAGTCCGTTCGTGCACACGAATCTGGTGGGCACGTTCACGCTGCTGGAGGCGGCGCGCAGACACGGCATCCGCTTCCACCACATCTCCACCGATGAGGTCTACGGCGACCTCGAACTCGACGACCCGGCGCGCTTCACCGAATCGACGCCGTACAACCCTTCGAGCCCGTACTCGTCGACCAAGGCCGGCAGCGACCTGCTGGTGCGCGCGTGGGTTCGCTCGTTCGGCGTCGAGGCGACCATCTCCAACTGCTCGAACAACTACGGCCCGTATCAGCACGTGGAGAAGTTCATTCCTCGTCAGATCACGAACGTGCTGCGGGGTGAGCGCCCCAAGCTCTACGGCACGGGCGAGAACGTGCGCGACTGGATCCATGCCGACGACCATTCCTCTGCGGTGCTCACCATCCTCGAGAAGGGTCGCATCGGCGAGACCTATCTCATCGGGGCCGACGGCGAGAAGAACAACAAACAGGTGGTCGAGCTCATCCTGGCCGAGTTGGGACAGCCCTCCGACGCGTACGACCTGGTCGCAGATCGCCCCGGCCACGACCTTCGCTACGCGATCGACTCCACGAAGCTGCGCAGCGAACTCGGGTGGATGCCTCGTTACGGCGACTTCGCCGCCGGCCTGGCCGCAACCATCCAGTGGTACCGCGACCACGAGAACTGGTGGGGTCCGCAGAAGGCCGCCACCGAAGACCGTTACCGGGCGCAGGGGCAGTAG
- a CDS encoding glycosyltransferase family 4 protein gives MTTLRVIVDEVLTEVPDGTSRYSLELTRQLIATAPRGCDVEGIIAAHDDKDRLLLDQVLPGLAGLQSLPVGSRELRLAWQMGVKLPVGGGLIHAPSLLAPLFKHKGRGTLEQTTVTVHDVSAYTAPDAVGVVEAAWQKAMVKRARKFADAIVVPTHAVAEQLDEVARLGDRIRVIGGAPSDTLRVPADADARAAALRLPERYVATVSSLDPRRGLRELIAAMAHPLMNGTPLVVVGPEEFRGEHVATVAMEAGLPEGRVRALGTLGDSDLAVVLSRASVFAYPNLISGFGLPVVEAMRFGTPVVHSDDPAVAEVAFGAGVAVPREDAAGYPERLAQAISAVLADGAVRDRLRFAGMDRAAAFSWQDSAERVWALHAEL, from the coding sequence ATGACAACGCTGCGGGTGATCGTTGACGAGGTGCTCACCGAGGTGCCGGACGGCACCTCGCGGTACAGCCTCGAGCTGACAAGGCAGCTCATCGCGACGGCGCCACGCGGATGCGACGTCGAGGGCATCATCGCCGCCCACGACGACAAGGATCGTCTGCTGCTCGACCAGGTTCTGCCCGGTCTCGCGGGCCTCCAATCGCTGCCCGTCGGATCGCGAGAGCTGCGTCTGGCGTGGCAGATGGGCGTGAAGCTGCCTGTGGGCGGTGGCCTCATCCACGCGCCGAGCCTGCTCGCCCCGCTCTTCAAGCACAAGGGGCGCGGCACCCTCGAACAGACGACAGTGACCGTGCATGACGTCTCCGCGTATACCGCGCCTGATGCGGTCGGGGTCGTCGAAGCCGCGTGGCAGAAGGCCATGGTGAAGCGAGCGCGCAAGTTCGCCGACGCCATCGTGGTTCCCACCCACGCCGTCGCGGAACAGCTCGACGAGGTGGCGAGGCTGGGCGACCGCATCCGGGTCATCGGCGGAGCGCCGTCCGACACCCTGCGCGTTCCTGCCGACGCTGATGCCCGCGCCGCCGCACTGCGACTGCCCGAGCGATACGTCGCCACGGTGTCGAGCCTCGACCCCAGGCGCGGCCTGCGCGAGCTCATCGCCGCCATGGCGCATCCGCTCATGAACGGCACACCGCTGGTGGTCGTGGGCCCGGAGGAGTTCCGCGGCGAGCACGTGGCCACCGTCGCGATGGAGGCCGGTCTGCCCGAGGGCCGGGTGCGCGCGCTGGGCACCCTCGGCGACTCGGATCTCGCTGTGGTGCTCAGCAGGGCGAGCGTCTTCGCCTACCCCAACCTCATCTCGGGCTTCGGCCTGCCTGTGGTGGAGGCGATGCGTTTCGGCACCCCGGTCGTGCATTCCGATGATCCGGCGGTGGCCGAGGTCGCGTTCGGCGCAGGCGTCGCGGTGCCACGAGAGGATGCCGCCGGCTACCCCGAACGGCTGGCTCAGGCGATCTCCGCCGTGCTCGCCGACGGCGCGGTGCGCGATCGGCTGCGCTTCGCCGGCATGGACAGGGCTGCGGCCTTCAGCTGGCAGGACTCCGCCGAGCGCGTCTGGGCGCTGCACGCGGAGCTGTGA
- a CDS encoding NAD-dependent epimerase/dehydratase family protein, with protein MKCLVVGGNGFIGSHLVDGLSRAGHDVSAFDRFRTPPTFNTRGVRVLQGDFFNRSDLADATDGQEVVLHFLSTSDPARSEDDPTLDVRTNLTQSLELLEASARAGVRQFVYASTGGAIYGPQADVFFDEDMMTRPISPYGIGKEAVEGYLRYFALKYGMDTVSLRISNPYGPRQRPEKTQGLIPIALNRISRGDPVVRFGDGTMVRDYLWIEDLIDVIVRVAGSTHLHSVYNVGSGIGHSVNDVLAVLRSVTGIDFEIESQPPPATFVEHVVLRNTRLRDEFGLPDFTTLEDGVRLLWNGLAPAPR; from the coding sequence ATGAAGTGTCTCGTGGTCGGCGGAAACGGTTTCATCGGGTCGCACCTCGTCGACGGATTGAGCCGCGCTGGACACGATGTCTCAGCGTTTGATCGGTTCCGCACCCCGCCGACGTTCAACACTCGCGGTGTCAGAGTCCTGCAGGGCGACTTCTTCAATCGCTCGGATCTCGCAGACGCCACCGACGGACAGGAAGTGGTGCTCCATTTTCTTTCCACCTCCGATCCCGCACGGTCCGAGGACGACCCGACTCTTGACGTCCGAACCAACCTCACTCAGTCGCTGGAGCTCCTCGAAGCCTCGGCTCGAGCCGGAGTGCGCCAGTTCGTGTACGCGTCAACGGGCGGTGCGATCTATGGGCCTCAAGCGGATGTTTTCTTCGACGAGGACATGATGACCCGCCCGATATCGCCGTACGGAATCGGCAAGGAGGCCGTAGAAGGATATCTCCGATACTTCGCGCTCAAGTACGGCATGGATACGGTGTCGCTCCGTATCTCAAACCCGTATGGGCCTCGTCAACGCCCTGAGAAGACTCAAGGGCTCATCCCGATCGCGCTCAACCGGATCAGTCGCGGTGACCCTGTGGTCCGATTCGGCGACGGCACGATGGTGCGTGACTATCTCTGGATCGAGGACCTCATCGACGTGATCGTCCGGGTCGCGGGGTCAACCCACCTTCACTCCGTCTACAACGTCGGTTCCGGGATCGGGCACAGCGTCAATGACGTCCTCGCAGTTCTACGGTCCGTCACGGGCATCGATTTCGAGATCGAATCACAACCCCCTCCCGCCACGTTCGTCGAACACGTTGTTCTTCGAAACACGAGGCTACGTGACGAGTTCGGATTGCCCGACTTCACGACACTCGAGGATGGTGTTCGGTTGCTCTGGAATGGCTTGGCACCCGCGCCCCGTTGA
- a CDS encoding MmpS family transport accessory protein — translation MSDNMVPQPPAPGAYPPAGSPQPGAPAPAPKTSNGLGVAALVLGIIALVFAFIPFANYAAMVLAVIGLVLGVIGLLLKGHARGLPITGTIISGVALVLAIIMVVVYAAAFSAASKALNDASNSIVSSSAPSADASSGASTDASSDKASDGKTLDVEYKVTSDATTASSITYFTINNGQSGQEQATDAALPWSKQLTLKQNGVFDFSNMSLTAMAAQGATTISCTITVNGVVKSTQTSTGSFAVVSCNTDGK, via the coding sequence ATGAGCGACAACATGGTTCCGCAGCCGCCTGCACCCGGTGCCTATCCGCCGGCCGGTTCGCCGCAGCCGGGCGCACCGGCTCCGGCGCCGAAGACGTCGAACGGACTCGGTGTCGCCGCCCTCGTGCTGGGCATCATCGCACTGGTCTTCGCGTTCATCCCGTTCGCGAACTATGCGGCCATGGTGCTCGCGGTGATCGGCCTGGTGCTCGGTGTGATCGGACTGCTTCTCAAAGGCCACGCGAGGGGGCTGCCGATCACGGGCACGATCATCTCGGGAGTGGCGCTCGTGCTGGCCATCATCATGGTCGTGGTGTACGCGGCGGCGTTCTCCGCAGCGTCGAAGGCGCTGAACGATGCGAGCAACAGCATCGTCAGCAGCTCGGCGCCCAGCGCGGACGCGAGCTCGGGAGCGAGCACCGATGCGAGCTCGGACAAGGCATCCGACGGCAAGACCCTCGACGTGGAGTACAAGGTGACGTCCGACGCGACAACCGCGAGCTCGATCACCTACTTCACGATCAACAACGGACAGTCGGGACAGGAACAGGCGACGGATGCCGCACTCCCGTGGTCGAAGCAGCTGACGCTGAAGCAGAACGGCGTCTTCGACTTCAGCAACATGTCGCTCACGGCGATGGCCGCTCAGGGTGCGACCACCATCAGCTGCACCATCACGGTGAACGGAGTCGTGAAGTCCACGCAGACCTCGACGGGATCGTTCGCGGTGGTGAGCTGCAACACCGACGGCAAGTAG